One window of the Oligoflexus sp. genome contains the following:
- the azu gene encoding azurin — MKTSLLALAFAGLMAQAAYAVDCTVTISGNDQMQYDKKEVKLPAECATQEIKIEFKHIGKLPAAAMGHNVVLVENGKLSAIQPRYAAAGADPAKIDANSEQLKTSGDVIAYTKIVGGGASDSTSVAKGKLKAGEKYQYFCSFPGHFALMTGTLEIEKGGASTAAAADKKADKKK, encoded by the coding sequence ATGAAGACGTCCCTCTTGGCTCTCGCTTTTGCTGGTCTCATGGCTCAGGCAGCTTACGCTGTGGACTGTACCGTTACCATCTCCGGTAACGACCAAATGCAGTACGATAAAAAAGAAGTCAAACTCCCCGCAGAATGCGCCACCCAGGAAATCAAAATCGAGTTCAAACATATTGGCAAGCTCCCTGCGGCCGCTATGGGCCACAACGTTGTTCTGGTTGAGAACGGCAAACTTTCCGCCATCCAGCCACGCTATGCAGCAGCAGGCGCTGATCCTGCGAAAATCGATGCCAACAGCGAGCAGCTGAAAACCAGCGGTGACGTGATCGCCTACACGAAAATCGTCGGCGGCGGCGCTTCGGACTCGACCAGCGTGGCCAAAGGCAAGCTGAAAGCTGGCGAGAAATACCAATACTTCTGCTCCTTCCCTGGACATTTCGCGTTGATGACCGGTACTCTCGAAATCGAAAAAGGCGGCGCCAGCACAGCCGCTGCTGCTGACAAAAAGGCAGACAAAAAGAAATAA
- a CDS encoding leucine-rich repeat domain-containing protein has product MGLVTSILLAAAAAQPSSAWVESCKKTEAAAASWNTYKALATLVDLEWKNDLEHCQKLETALKKAQVIDLRNESVQDLTPVFALESVTQLLASNNQIKSIAGIERLKNLELLDLGNNLIEDVSALPALKKLNQLRLAKNEVKDIKPLLGMPQLEKLSLAYNKLRDIEGLGSLQKLNYLSLASNRIESSEALKSLKNLQVLNLSFNVVCSPKSFDGFASKDIKIIGRDNQNCKDRSS; this is encoded by the coding sequence ATGGGTCTTGTTACCTCGATCCTGCTCGCGGCTGCCGCGGCGCAACCGTCGTCAGCCTGGGTTGAAAGCTGTAAAAAAACCGAAGCCGCTGCCGCCAGCTGGAACACTTACAAGGCTCTGGCCACTCTTGTGGACCTGGAATGGAAGAATGACCTGGAGCATTGCCAAAAGCTTGAAACCGCTTTGAAAAAAGCCCAGGTCATCGACCTTCGCAACGAATCGGTCCAGGATCTGACGCCCGTTTTCGCCTTGGAAAGTGTGACTCAGCTTCTGGCCAGCAACAATCAGATCAAGTCCATCGCGGGCATCGAACGATTGAAGAATCTTGAGCTTTTGGACCTGGGAAACAACCTCATCGAGGACGTTAGCGCACTCCCGGCGCTGAAAAAACTGAACCAGCTGCGCCTTGCCAAGAATGAAGTCAAGGACATCAAGCCGCTGTTAGGCATGCCGCAGCTTGAAAAGCTTTCCCTGGCCTATAACAAGCTGCGGGATATCGAGGGCCTCGGGTCCCTGCAAAAACTAAACTATCTGTCCCTGGCCAGCAACAGGATCGAAAGCTCCGAAGCTTTGAAGAGTCTGAAGAATCTTCAGGTGCTGAACCTTTCGTTCAATGTGGTCTGCTCGCCCAAGTCCTTCGACGGATTTGCGAGCAAGGACATCAAAATTATCGGTCGTGATAACCAAAACTGTAAGGATCGTTCATCATGA
- a CDS encoding thioesterase family protein produces MDFKRYRCDIQVRFRDIDGLGHINNAVYHSYIEMCRTQWLDDGLGCGVFAKGQRVPIILARTEMDYLKQAHLHDRIYVEGFISHIGEKSFHQRYEIKTQQHTVAVAKAVLVWFDFDRNQSVPIPEDKRVLMREYMPAE; encoded by the coding sequence ATGGACTTTAAACGCTACCGCTGTGATATCCAGGTTCGTTTTCGGGATATAGATGGGCTTGGGCATATCAACAATGCTGTCTATCATTCCTATATCGAGATGTGCCGCACCCAATGGCTGGACGATGGTCTCGGGTGTGGCGTCTTTGCCAAGGGACAGAGAGTTCCCATTATCCTCGCGCGCACAGAGATGGATTATCTGAAACAGGCTCACCTGCATGATCGCATTTATGTGGAAGGCTTCATCTCGCATATCGGCGAGAAAAGTTTTCATCAGCGCTATGAAATCAAAACGCAGCAGCACACCGTAGCCGTCGCCAAAGCTGTTCTCGTCTGGTTTGACTTTGACAGGAATCAGAGTGTGCCTATTCCTGAAGATAAAAGGGTGCTGATGCGCGAGTACATGCCCGCTGAATAG
- a CDS encoding DJ-1 family glyoxalase III: protein MSQVAVLLADGFEEIEAITIVDVLRRADVQVRTLALKNKTVQGAHGIAVEADALFDQEHSKEWDLVVLPGGQPGANTLRDDPRVASLIERQLGQSRKVAAICAAPIALGAHGMLKGRRATCYPGFEDQLRDAKLSLEPVVVDNDITTSRGPGTAMTFALNLVEQLKGKAKADSVRKGMLL from the coding sequence ATGTCTCAAGTCGCTGTTCTTTTGGCGGATGGTTTTGAAGAAATCGAAGCGATCACGATCGTCGATGTTTTGCGACGGGCGGATGTGCAGGTTCGAACCCTCGCTTTGAAGAATAAAACGGTGCAAGGGGCTCACGGCATCGCCGTCGAGGCTGATGCTCTTTTCGACCAGGAGCACAGCAAGGAATGGGATCTCGTGGTTTTGCCGGGCGGACAGCCCGGTGCCAACACTTTGCGCGATGACCCGCGCGTGGCCTCTCTGATCGAGCGTCAGCTGGGACAGAGCCGCAAAGTCGCCGCGATCTGTGCCGCACCCATTGCCCTGGGTGCGCACGGTATGCTTAAAGGTCGTCGCGCGACCTGTTATCCGGGTTTTGAAGATCAGCTGCGGGATGCCAAACTCTCGCTGGAACCCGTCGTGGTGGATAATGATATCACGACCAGTCGTGGCCCGGGCACCGCCATGACCTTTGCCCTGAACCTTGTCGAGCAACTCAAAGGCAAGGCCAAGGCCGACTCCGTACGTAAGGGCATGCTGCTCTAA